TGCATTTCATTATTATTCGTTTGTCAAATCTCAGCTTTCAGAGTAACAGAATTCAAAACAAGTTTTTGACACGTATACTGTTAGATTTTGGTCCAGCCAAAAAAACAAGGAACAAAACCATAGATTTTGGTCTAAAACTAAAGACGCATATTACATAAAAGTGAGAATGCTCTTCTCCAGAATCCAGCAACGCCTGCAAAGAAGAGAAAGCATGTCTCATTTTCTGACTCTCAAATTACCAAAATCCAAGTTTTATCTGATAAATGCACTTAAAACACTAACCTGAAACAGAAGATCATTCTTCCATGGGGTTTTCGGCGCCAGATTCCTTGACATCAACAGAGAAAGCGTACTCTTGGTCACAACCCAAGTAAGAGTCGCACATGAAGTAGAGTGCGTACGACTTCTCTCCTGCTTCACTCGGTACTTGGAAATCCAGCTTCACCTTCGCTTTCTTCTGCAAGGATACACGCTTGATGGCCACCAACTGGTTCGTCTTGGTGTCCCCCACAACCAGCCACCACCCTTCTTCTTTGGTCTTGGGATACCTGGGCGCATCCACAGCTCCCACTTCTGTCCTCCCCTCCATGTCTCTCTCAAGCATCACCTGCAACGTCACCTCTTTCCCTGCGGTCACATCTTCACTGCCCACAACCTCGTAAGTCAGATCAATGTTTGGGAAGCGGTTGCAGAATCTGGCAATGTCTAAGAGCTCAGTGTCCTTCATCTTGAGAAGCTCTTGGCGTTCTTCATCCTCCATCTCCACAAGATCAAATACGGTTTCAATGTTATTCTCCTGGCATCTTTTTGCCAAGTCCTTTGTGAAGTGAGGGAGCTGCAAAAGCATCGAGTCACGCTCCCACATGCCTTGAGTCACCATCTGGCTTGCTTCCATTGCTAACAGAGCAAGATTCAGCCAGCCATTGCTTGATATCACATCCACCATCGCCTGTAGAAGTCTGGTTGCTGATAGAAGGACCTCACGCTGATCCATTTCCAAGTTCGTGGTAATGCTTTGCCTCGAGAAATGAGCCTGAAGAAGAGCGTTTGCTTTCACATGAGGATCTGTGCAGTTTGGGTTTTCAAACGAGAACCTCCGGTGATTGATGAGCCTCCTAACTCTGTCCTCTTCGCCAGGCCTTATTGGGATCATGTCATACTCTGAAGCCGATGTTAAGATCTCGAGAAGTCCCTTCATCTTGGTTTTAGAAGACAGAAGAGAACTGAAGCGCTCGATGGTGGTGTAACTGATGTAATAGTAGGATGAAATCATCCCAAGGTTGAGAGCAGAGAGGTCCATCTCATCCTCTATCTCAATGCACTTACTGGCTTCAAGATCAGACAAGGTGTTCTCAACCAGCTCTGATAGGTGATCAGACAAATGTCTGTGGCTCACTCCTTGAAGATTGTAGTAGTTAGGATTCTGGGGAAGCCTCCTGTACATCAAAGTCCATGTAAGATAATCAACTGCATCTTGCTTGTTCTCTATAACCCCAGCAACCACTTCTGCATTGAAATTATTATGCAAGAAATGCTGGAGATGACTTTCCACAGGGAAGGCTTCATAAAGAAACTTCTTGTAATACTCTTTACGAGGAGAATGACAGAATATCACACACTTCCCAGCATTGTCAAGTAGAGGTCGGCTAGCACGCCCCATCATCTGAAGCAAATCAGAGACTGCATAATCTGAGTGTGAATTCTCCCTTCCATCGTAGTACTGCGTCCCCATCACCACCACCAGATGTGCAGTTAATGGAGTGCCCCAACACAATGAACTGCTCATCACACAAACCTGAATCCGTCCAGCTTCAAAGAGTTGTGTCACGATCTCCTGATCTTGACTGCCTGTGTCACAATCTCCTGATCCTGACTGCATAAACCCTCGTGCAAGTAGCCAATACCATGGCGCAGTGTCTCCTTCAATGTTTCCTCGCGGAGTTTATCAACAAAATCCTCAAGTTCCTCTAGTTTCCCTAACAGGAAATCAGGGCTCTGTGGGTTGTCAATGTGAGAGTAAGCCATCAGATCCACAGCAGTCAAGCGGACATGTGTACGGGTTGGGACAAAAACTATAGCCGGCTTCTTGTTCTTGGCATGCTGGACTATGGCGGTGTAGGTTGGCTTGGTCATTGCCTGCATCCTGGCTTCAAAACTGGATATATCCACTCCTTGAATGTGGATCTCCAGTGGAACAGGAGGGACTCCAGGAGGAAAATTGAATAGGCCGTGAGAACTGGCCCCAATCCACTCGCCAAGATCTTTCGCATTTGCGAGGGAAGTGGAAAGCGCAACAATCCTGATTTTATTCTCACCCTGACTAGAAATATATCTCATTCTAGACACTATCACCTCCAACACTGTACCGCCTTGACCTTCACCAATTAGATGAAGCTCGTCCACAATGAAAAGACTAACCTGTTGTACGTATTTTCTCTGTTTCCACCTGCGAGAAAGAGCATCCCATTTCTCAGGAGTACTTATGACTATCTGACTCTTCTCCAGCAGCTTAAGATCCAACGCTGTCTCCCCGGTCAGCTCAACAACCCGTAAACCAAGACCCTTCCCAAACTTCCTCTCCCAGATGCGAAACTGCTCCTTAGTAATAGCCTCTAACGGTGCAATATAGACAACACGCATCGTCGTAGTATCAGGTCCGCTTTGTCTTTTAGTATCATCTTGCTGCCTTAGGAGTACTTCTTGATGATTCTTCAATATAGCAAACTCAGCACATATAGTCTTCCCACTTCCAGTTGGAGCAGCAACCAACACATTATCATTAGTGTTATACAAAACATTAAAGACCTGAGTCTGCACCGGATTGAAATGCTTGAAATCCTGATAGAGTCTCACATAACTCGGATTCCTAAGCGCTGTGACAGGAAGGGGCTGCAAGTCCAGTAGCTCTGTAGGTGGTGGGTACTTTTCTGGAAGTATAAGGTGTCTAAAGGATACAGGCAACACAGTCTGCGAGCCAAGCCACTTGTCTGAAACCACTCGGACAAAATACTGAGGTGGCAGCGGTTCAAAGATTGGGACAGTGAAGTTTAAAGTGTGATCCTCACTGATATACTGCTTCTTCAATAGAAAATACTCATGATGAAGGATTTTCTCACAATCACTGTCTTCCACAATGATCCAAAACGGCTCCACATATTTATGAATTTTTTCGTCCCACTGGAAGTCGGGTGTAATCGTGAGCTCCACCCGCAGAACAGTTCGAGTAATAGGCTGAACTTGTGCTGCAAGAACCAATTTTGGGAACTGGTGGATGAACTTGTGAAGCGGTCTGCCCATCTTAGGACTACGAATAAGCTCTCCTAGCTCCTGTGACGACAGGTCATAGTACCTCTCCCACACCAAATCCTTCTTCTCCAACTTCATCAAAATCTCATTAGGAATTCCATGAAACTGACGAAGAGGTGTCTGGACACTCCACATCCTCTTCCCAACCATTTTAGACAAGTTCAGAGCTTTCTCAGCCAGTTGAGCCCATCCGCGCTTCAATACAATTTCATAGAGAGCTCGTACAAGACGTCCAGCGCTCTGAAAACGATATAAAAAATGAGACGTAAGCACCAGAGAACAGATACAGGAGAGAGAACAAGGAACAAACCAGAGAATACATCAATTTAATAATGTAACTAGGAGAGATGAGAGGCCAAAGCAGAGAGAACAAGAAACAAACCAGAGAACACAGGAATTTAACAATGTAACTAGGAGAGATGAGAGAAGAAAGCACAAAGAACAAGGAACACACCAGAGACGAGATACAGCAATATAATAACGTAACTAGGAGAGATGAAAGCAGAGAGAACAAGGAACAAACCAGAGAGCAGATTCAATAATTTAAATAAGTAACTAAGAGATGAGAAACGAAAGCAGAGAGAACAGATACTGCATTTTAATAACGTAACTAGGAGAGATGAGATAAGAAAGCAGAGAGAACAAGGAACAGACCAGAGAACAGATACATCAGTTTAGTAAGGTAACTAGGATAGATGAGAGACGAAAGCAGAGAGAACACGAAACAAACCCGAGAACAGACACAGCAATTTAATAATGTAGAGACGAGAGAAGAAAGCAGAGAGAACAAGGAACAAACCAGAGAGCAGATTCAATAATTTAAATAAGTAACTAAGAGATGAGAAACGAAAGCAGAGAGAACAGATACTGCATTTTAATAACGTAACTAGGAGAGATGAGATAAGAAAGCAGAGAGAACAAGGAACAGACCAGAGAACAGATACATCAGTTTAGTAAGGTAACTAGGATAGATGAGAGACGAAAGCAGAGAGAACACGAAACAAACCCGAGAACAGACACAGCAATTTAATAATGTAGAGACGAGAGAAGAAAGCAGAGAGAACAAGGAACAAACCAGAGAGCAGATTCAATAATTTAAATAAGTAACTAAGAGATGAGAAACGAAAGCAGAGAGAACAGATACTGCATTTTAATAACGTAACTAGGAGAGATGAGATAAGAAAGCAGAGAGAACAAGGAACAAACCAGAGAGCAGATTCAATAATTTAAATAAGTAACTAAGAGATGAGAAACGAAAGCAGAGAGAACAGATACTGCATTTTAATAACGTAACTAGGAGAGATGAGATAAGAAAGCAGAGAGAACAAGGAACAAACCAGAGAGCAGATTCAATAATTTAAATAAGTAACTAAGAGATGAGAAACGAAAGCAGAGAGAACAGATACTGCATTTTAATAACGTAACTAGGAGAGATGAGATAAGAAAGCAGAGAGAACAAGGAACAAACCAGAGAGCAGATTCAATAGAAACAGATGGCCATAAATGATATTTTTTAAAATTAAACTTTGGAGCAATAATATATTAAATCTGTGATCAACTTTAAAGAAACAAGGCATCCAACAGTTCATGGAGTGCTTGTAATATACAAAGAGAAAGCTACTGATACCAGGAACAACATTTACGGGAAAAGATAGTTAACAAATGGCAACGTCATTATATCATCAGATACACTTCCCATTCAAAATTCTCACAGAGACTCACAGATAAATCTACAATACCAATTTCACAATCAATATGATAAGCACAAGATATCCAAACAGTTCATCAAGGGCATATAGTGGACAGAGGCAAAGCTACCCATGTTAGGCTCAAGAGTTCATCAAGAATATTAAACATATGAAAAGTAATTTCAGGGAAATGACACAAATCATCAGATGCAAACTTCTTAGTCAAATTCTCAGAGAATATGAAATGAATACTAAATTTGTAATCAACTTGAAGGATAAAAAGCAAGCAAAGTTGATAGCAACAGCTCATCATGGAGGGCACATATTAGACAGTGGGAAAGCTTAAGTTAAAGCATTACGATAGCAATAATTTTTGAACAGTGGGAAAGCTTAAATTAAGGCATTACGATAGCAAGTAAACTATTAACAATAGATAACAACAGGTTAAAGCAGATGAAAGTACGTACCAGGTCAGCTCTCCTTTCCTCCAAGACTACGTCTATTACAAGGGCATCAGGCGCTAAACCATACAGCGTCGGATTACGAACCATACGGATATAGAGATACGTATACCCAAGCCAGTGGCAAGCCTCTTTAGCATTCTGAACAGTTCCAAGAACAATTTCGGCATTAAGCTGATCAGCAAGTTTGGAAATGAACTGGCTTTCAATAGGTAGTTGCTCATTCATCAAAGACAGGTAATACTGCAGCTCGCTGTAGCCAGTGATAATTATACCCTCCCCATATTCATCATACTGAGGTCTTCCAGCACGACCAAGCATCTGCATAACATCCAGGGGACTGAGTTCCATCCACGCCCCTTTCTCAGGATTATAGACCTGTGTTCCTTTGATTATGACAGTATGAGCAGGGAGATTCACCCCCCATGCAAGAGTTGCTGTGGAAACCAAGACTTGCACATGCCCTTCACCAAAAAGGGCCTCAACTATCTCACGATCACCCCTTGTTAGCCCAGCATGATGAATAGCAAAACCGTAAGGCAGAAGATTTTTCAGATCAACATTCTTTATAAGATCAATCTGACTCTGAAGAACTTCACGACTTGCACTGTCTTCTTTCAAGAATCTGCTGAGTGTATCGTTCGCATTGCGGTGTCCTTTATTGCATTTGCAGTTTTTGCTGTTTCCTTCCTCGAGTGAACAAAAATAAGAACCTGTTGCTTTCCAGCACCAGCCAATACTTTCTCATAACAAAGATCATTCATCAGCTGGAACCTCTGCAATGGTTTTTTCACACTGATTCCAATATACTGCTGACCAAGAGGCACCGGTCTGTAGCTGCGGTCGAATTTAAACAACCCTTTCTTAAGATCAACCCGCAAAAATAAGGCCACATCTTCGTAATTTGGCAGTGTAGCTGACAAACCCACCAAGCGAATATTCTCCTTCGTGGTTTCAATCTGCCTCAGAGTCCTAGCGACAATGCTTTCAAGCACAGGCCCTCGATTATCATGAAGAAGATGGATCTCATCGATTATAAGAAGTCTCACAAGCTGGGTGTAAGTGCGATCACCAGACTTCCTTGTGATGATATCCCACTTCTCTGGTGTGGTGACAATTATCTGGGTCTCCTCAATTTCCTTCCCACTGAGGGACTGATCCCCACTGAGTTCCCTCACAGTGACTCCATAATCCTTCAGACGATTAGACAGGTTACTTACAACCTCAGCAACTAGGGCTTTCATGGGTGCAACATACACAATTTTGTACTTTCCATGGTTGAGTGTTC
This genomic interval from Brassica oleracea var. oleracea cultivar TO1000 chromosome C2, BOL, whole genome shotgun sequence contains the following:
- the LOC106323438 gene encoding LOW QUALITY PROTEIN: U5 small nuclear ribonucleoprotein 200 kDa helicase-like (The sequence of the model RefSeq protein was modified relative to this genomic sequence to represent the inferred CDS: inserted 3 bases in 2 codons; deleted 2 bases in 1 codon), whose translation is MTKLEQRGLLRVHKEIFRERTCQVDHRISFSLWRLLGFNLRLDYIRFVGGGAEAHARFKQYEYRANSSLVLTSENRPRDTHEPTGEPETLWGKIDPKSFGDRVAKGRPQELDDKLKKSKKKERDVVADDTVSARQSKRRRLREESVLTDTDDVVYQPKTKETRAAYEAMLSLIQQQLGGLPLNVVSGAADEILAVLKNDAVKNSDKKAEIQKLLNPAPDQIHQVFDQLVSIGKLITDFQEGGDSGGGKANVDEGLDDDDVGVAVEFEDNEEDGEESDPDMVQEEDDEEDDEPQKTGGMQVDAGIDEEDAGDVNEGTSLNVLDIDAYWLQRKISQAYEQQIDPQQCEVLAEELLKILAEGDDRDXLLMHLQFEKFTLVKFLLRNRFKIVWCTRLARAEDQEERNRIEEEMRGLGLELAAIVDQLHSTRATAKEREENVQKSINEEARRLKEETVGDGGRGRRDVTDRDSESGWLKGQRQMLDLESLAFDQGGLLMANKKCDLPAGSYRTHGKGYEEVHVPWVSKKVDISEKLVKITEMPDWAQPAFKGMQQLNRVQSKVFDTALFKADNILLCAPTGAGKTNVAMLTILQQIESSRNEDGTLNHGKYKIVYVAPMKALVAEVVSNLSNRLKDYGVTVRELSGDQSLSGKEIEETQIIVTTPEKWDIITRKSGDRTYTQLVRLLIIDEIHLLHDNRGPVLESIVARTLRQIETTKENIRLVGLSATLPNYEDVALFLRVDLKKGLFKFDRSYRPVPLGQQYIGISVKKPLQRFQLMNDLCYEKVLAGAGKQQVLIFVHSRKETAKTANAIKDTAMXNDTLSRFLKEDSASREVLQSQIDLIKNVDLKNLLPYGFAIHHAGLTRGDREIVEALFGEGHVQVLVSTATLAWGVNLPAHTVIIKGTQVYNPEKGAWMELSPLDVMQMLGRAGRPQYDEYGEGIIITGYSELQYYLSLMNEQLPIESQFISKLADQLNAEIVLGTVQNAKEACHWLGYTYLYIRMVRNPTLYGLAPDALVIDVVLEERRADLVRTFICFNLLLSIVNSLLAISAGRLVRALYEIVLKRGWAQLAEKALNLSKMVGKRMWSVQTPLRQFHGIPNEILMKLEKKDLVWERYYDLSSQELGELIRSPKMGRPLHKFIHQFPKLVLAAQVQPITRTVLRVELTITPDFQWDEKIHKYVEPFWIIVEDSDCEKILHHEYFLLKKQYISEDHTLNFTVPIFEPLPPQYFVRVVSDKWLGSQTVLPVSFRHLILPEKYPPPTELLDLQPLPVTALRNPSYVRLYQDFKHFNPVQTQVFNVLYNTNDNVLVAAPTGSGKTICAEFAILKNHQEVLLRQQDDTKRQSGPDTTTMRVVYIAPLEAITKEQFRIWERKFGKGLGLRVVELTGETALDLKLLEKSQIVISTPEKWDALSRRWKQRKYVQQVSLFIVDELHLIGEGQGGTVLEVIVSRMRYISSQGENKIRIVALSTSLANAKDLGEWIGASSHGLFNFPPGVPPVPLEIHIQGVDISSFEARMQAMTKPTYTAIVQHAKNKKPAIVFVPTRTHVRLTAVDLMAYSHIDNPQSPDFLLGKLEELEDFVDKLREETLKETLRHGIGYLHEGLCSQDQEIVTQSQDQEIVTQLFEAGRIQVCVMSSSLCWGTPLTAHLVVVMGTQYYDGRENSHSDYAVSDLLQMMGRASRPLLDNAGKCVIFCHSPRKEYYKKFLYEAFPVESHLQHFLHNNFNAEVVAGVIENKQDAVDYLTWTLMYRRLPQNPNYYNLQGVSHRHLSDHLSELVENTLSDLEASKCIEIEDEMDLSALNLGMISSYYYISYTTIERFSSLLSSKTKMKGLLEILTSASEYDMIPIRPGEEDRVRRLINHRRFSFENPNCTDPHVKANALLQAHFSRQSITTNLEMDQREVLLSATRLLQAMVDVISSNGWLNLALLAMEASQMVTQGMWERDSMLLQLPHFTKDLAKRCQENNIETVFDLVEMEDEERQELLKMKDTELLDIARFCNRFPNIDLTYEVVGSEDVTAGKEVTLQVMLERDMEGRTEVGAVDAPRYPKTKEEGWWLVVGDTKTNQLVAIKRVSLQKKAKVKLDFQVPSEAGEKSYALYFMCDSYLGCDQEYAFSVDVKESGAENPMEE